In Helianthus annuus cultivar XRQ/B chromosome 8, HanXRQr2.0-SUNRISE, whole genome shotgun sequence, a single genomic region encodes these proteins:
- the LOC110871341 gene encoding PKS-NRPS hybrid synthetase CHGG_01239-like: protein MVWLVCDRSGEHSSKATVRKAGSKKIGCPLSLLAIRDVTNDTWELKVDNANHNHEPTTSQLGHAFVRRFTEAEYKLVEQLTAQNMEPRIIFQTLRKQFPDSLHVQKDVQNAVQKIRATLMDGKSPMQAPESLLHDHRFIYDTRPEPKTNIVTEIFFVHPYSITMWRAFPHMMLIDATYKTNLYNMPFVQVVGMTSTGKSFCIAHSVICKERRGNYVWVLERIKSILHECMMPRVIVTDRELALINACSKVFPNATRLLCHFHIKQNIVRHCKKGFDKEDWGKFMTYWRRVCESTSEPMYKYNLEKMYNRLVVANRESVYDYVYENWLKDYKEMSVYAWTDNCRNFGQRTTNRVESQHANLKRYVTRGSSLVRIARCVIDIVETQYDEIQKSFTESIEKTINHHRHPLLDNLLGKVSHEALDLLAKELMRKLEVLRKLNASCGCHMW, encoded by the exons ATGGTATGGCTTGTGTGCGACCGTAGTGGTGAGCACAGTAGTAAAGCAACAGTTAGGAAAGCTGGTAGCAAAAAAATCGGTTGCCCATTATCATTACTCGCCATCCGGGACGTGACGAATGACACGTGGGAGTTAAAAGTGGACAACGCGAACCATAACCACGAACCTACGACGAGTCAGTTGGGCCACGCTTTTGTGCGAAGATTTACTGAAGCCGAATACAAGCTAGTGGAGCAGCTAACTGCTCAGAACATGGAGCCACGTATCATATTTCAAACCCTGAGAAAGCAGTTCCCCGACAGCCTGCATGTTCAGAAAGACGTGCAAAATGCGGTACAAAAAATTAGAGCGACACTAATGGACGGAAAGAGTCCTATGCAGGCACCGGAAAGCCTGCTGCATGACCACCGATTCATTTACGACACCCGACCGGAACCCAAAACAAATATCGTAACAGAGATTTTCTTTGTTCATCCTTATTCAATCActatgtggcgtgcattcccgcaCATGATGTTGATCGACGCGACCTACAAAACAAACCTCTACAACATGCCATTTGTCCAGGTTGTGGGTATGACGTCGACTGGGAAGTCTTTTTGTATCGCACATTCCGTTATTTGTAAAGAACGAAGGGGTAACTACGTGTGGGTGCTTGAGCGGATCAAGTCAATCTTGCATGAATGTATGATGCCGCGTGTGATAGTCACGGATAGGGAGCTTGCCCTAATTAACGCGTGTTCTAAAGTATTCCCGAACGCAACCAGGCTTCTATGCCACTTTCACATCAAACAAAATATAGTTAGACATTGCAAGAAAGGGTTCGATAAAGAAGATTGGGGGAAATTTATGACGTACTGGCGGAGAGTGTGCGAATCTACTTCAGAGCCCATGTACAAGTACAACTTGGAGAAAATGTATAACCGACTCGTGGTTGCCAACCGAGAAA GTGTCTATGATTACGTCTACGAAAACTGGCTCAAAGACTATAAAGAAATGTCCGTTTATGCGTGGACCGACAACTGTCGCAACTTTGGTCAGCGCACCAccaacagagttgagagccagcACGCAAATTTAAAAAGATACGTTACGCGCGGGAGTTCATTGGTGCGAATAGCAAGATGCGTCATTGATATAGTTGAAACTCAGTACGATGAAATACAAAAAAGTTTCACCGAGAGCATCGAAAAAACGATAAACCACCACAGACACCCGTTGTTGGACAACCTACTTGGAAAGGTTTCCCATGAAGCACTTGATTTGTTGGCAAAAGAGCTAATGAGGAAGCTGGAGGTGTTGCGGAAACTTAACGCATCATGTGGTTGCCATATGTGGTGA
- the LOC110873419 gene encoding probable disease resistance protein At1g61300, translating into MLYNKLIITHYFLYSNLSSSLLSLFSFELSLFNILYALNYFSIQNPNNHRKRMNEAASSVVVGKVVDLVCGVAKKEISYVCNCSENVEKYKNEADKLSSMKGRVQQQIDLAKSKGEVLLEGVEEWMKKADGYTSKATQFTNGEDQEKCFHVCTLRRCSKTAIKKTFYLQQHQEAGKSFETCVSLPAQAPGFTDLYQRKNLEDIHTQKSTLKKIIRAIEDDTIQIVGINGLGGVGKTTLASEVAKEKKNEFAAVVFITVTQTVDAKIIQEKVRVAASRIMNGEKVLIVLDDVWEELKLEELGIPCGSEYMNCKILLTSRSRDVCAAMNAQKNISVNPLQEKEAWTLFERVVGKSEWDVTLKEVALKIVKECGGLPLFIQALGKALKDKEIRMWEVALRRLQAPVDGDVTYKKEGILQLKLSYDHLEDEVAKSCFLLCSMFPEDGNIGLKTLTHYGLALGIFNNPDSIHDTKDIVQLAVESLKSSFLLSPVDINIYSLVGFRLQQQEEELFKMHDLVRDMALFITFKGDDKFLVKSGKGLREWQPRSDVIKSYKKISLMENKICKLPNYEPDLPHLDTFLIQMNELSIVPDEFFRGMKELKVLDMRGNNISSLPQSLTQLTMLRLLDLSDNMSLSEISLLGGLSCLEILKLRRTGIINIPEEIGRLTNLRLLDIYSCGDLSYVTPGVLSKLTRLEELYVQLMTGDCNFLTELSELTLLKILHLRVWELHYIPKIETLIEFDIGPPGCALRLYKRCLEFSGYKCSWTVPIRKLIQLSELLTLSYIEDLDNILPDLYQEGFDELRYISLSYCENVRSLVKTCDLDGIQTSNESGPMKTKGKFFSYLEGIKLHRLNSLELLWDNPHQYISFCNLRSIKITDCPSLLKLFPISVAQGLVNLKLIEIMDCESLVNVISDGDEQTTGSEIELVKQDTNIVFSFDHIKLYYLPKLENFYSGPSIVKYPSLKSLLVSNCPSMTRESVALMIILQENMRRKGNFTMTEG; encoded by the exons ATGTTATATAATAAGTTAATAATAACGCATTACTTTCTTTATTCAAATCTATCTTCCTCCCTACTTTCCTTATTTTCTTTTGAATTGTCTCTTTTTAACATACTATATGCTTTGAACTACTTTTCCATCCAAAATCCAAATAATCATCGGAAAAGAATGAACGAGGCTGCTAGTTCCGTGGTGGTCGGAAAAGTAGTGGACTTGGTGTGTGGTGTGGCTAAAAAGGAGATTAGCTACGTGTGTAATTGCTCTGAAAAtgttgaaaaatataaaaatgaagcTGATAAGCTGTCGAGTATGAAGGGAAGGGTTCAGCAACAAATAGATTTGGCTAAATCTAAAGGGGAAGTTCTCCTAGAAGGTGTGGAAGAGTGGATGAAGAAAGCAGATGGTTATACATCCAAGGCCACACAGTTTACTAACGGAGAGGACCAGGAGAAATGCTTCCATGTGTGTACCCTCCGTCGTTGTAGTAAGACGGCGATAAAAAAAACGTTTTATCTTCAGCAGCACCAAGAAGCCGGTAAGAGTTTTGAAACTTGTGTCTCCCTTCCTGCTCAAGCCCCAGGATTCACAGATCTTTATCAACGTAAAAATCTTGAAGATATCCATACCCAAAAGTCGACTTTGAAGAAAATCATTCGAGCTATAGAAGATGACACAATTCAAATAGTTGGAATCAATGGCTTAGGAGGTGTAGGTAAAACTACACTAGCTAGTGAAGTtgctaaagaaaaaaaaaatgaatttgcGGCTGTTGTGTTTATAACCGTCACACAAACTGTTGATGCTAAAATAATTCAAGAAAAGGTTCGCGTTGCGGCAAGTAGAATAATGAACGGAGAGAAGGTTCTAATCGTTCTAGATGACGTTTGGGAAGAACTGAAGCTTGAGGAATTGGGCATTCCATGTGGGAGTGAGTACATGAATTGCAAGATTTTGCTTACATCTAGAAGCAGAGACGTGTGTGCGGCAATGAATGCCCAAAAGAATATTTCGGTGAACCCTTTGCAAGAGAAAGAAGCGTGGACCCTTTTTGAACGTGTGGTTGGTAAAAGTGAATGGGACGTTACATTGAAGGAAGTTGCATTAAAGATTGTCAAGGAATGTGGCGGATTGCCACTTTTTATTCAAGCTCTTGGAAAAGCCCTAAAAGACAAAGAAATTAGAATGTGGGAGGTAGCGCTTCGTCGACTACAAGCTCCCGTAGATGGGGATGTCACCTATAAAAAGGAAGGTATACTGCAATTGAAGCTAAGCTATGACCATCTAGAAGATGAAGTAGCTAAGTCGTGTTTCTTATTGTGTAGTATGTTCCCAGAAGATGGAAACATTGGCCTTAAAACGTTGACACATTATGGGCTCGCTCTTGGGATATTTAATAATCCCGATAGCATTCACGATACAAAAGATATAGTCCAACTGGCTGTTGAGTCTCTTAAATCATCTTTCTTGTTATCCCCTGTGGATATAAACATTTATTCACTGGTTGGATTTCGTTtacaacaacaagaagaagaattaTTTAAAATGCACGACCTTGTTCGTGATATGGCATTGTTCATTACTTTTAAAGGCGATGACAAGTTTTTGGTGAAGTCCGGAAAAGGTTTGAGAGAATGGCAGCCAAGAAGCGACGTTATAAAAAGCTACAAGAAGATCTCGCTCATGGAAAATAAAATATGTAAGCTTCCTAATTATGAACCTGATTTGCCGCATCTTGATACTTTCCTTATACAAATGAATGAACTTTCAATTGTTCCGGATGAATTCTTTCGGGGCATGAAAGAGCTGAAAGTTTTAGATATGCGGGGTAACAACATTTCATCTCTCCCACAATCACTAACGCAGCTCACAATGCTACGCCTGCTAGATCTAAGTGATAACATGTCTCTCAGTGAAATTTCATTACTTGGGGGGTTGTCATGTCTTGAGATTCTAAAGCTTAGACGTACTGGAATTATAAATATCCCTGAAGAGATCGGACGATTGACCAATTTAAGGCTACTGGATATTTACTCTTGTGGTGATCTATCTTACGTTACACCTGGTGTGCTATCAAAGCTCACTAGGTTGGAAGAGTTGTATGTTCAGTTAATGACGGGGGATTGTAATTTTCTTACGGAACTAAGCGAATTGACGTTGCTGAAAATTCTGCATTTAAGAGTTTGGGAATTGCATTATATTCCCAAAATTGAAACCTTGATAGAATTTGACATTGGGCCACCTGGATGCGCATTGCGTTTATATAAACGCTGCCTAGAATTTTCAGGATATAAATGCTCATGGACGGTGCCAATTAGGAAACTGATTCAGCTATCTGAATTGTTAACATTGTCATATAtagaagatttggataacatctTACCAGACCTATATCAAGAAGGTTTCGATGAATTAAGGTATATTTCTTTGTCGTACTGTGAGAATGTTAGAAGCTTGGTGAAGACATGTGACTTAGATGGAATTCAGACTTCAAATGAAAGTGGTCCGATGAAAACAAAGGGAAAGTTTTTTTCCTATTTGGAAGGAATCAAATTGCACCGCTTGAATAGCTTGGAGCTTCTGTGGGATAACCCACATCAATATATAAGCTTTTGTAATCTAAGGAGTATCAAGATAACAGATTGCCCCTCTTTATTAAAGCTATTCCCTATAAGCGTAGCGCAAGGGCTTGTCAATCTCAAACTCATAGAGATTATGGATTGTGAAAGTTTGGTGAATGTTATTTCGGATGGAGATGAGCAAACAACTGGAAGTGAAATTGAATTGGTAAAACAGGATACAAATATCGTGTTCTCCTTTGATCATATTAAGCTTTATTATCTCCCCAAACTTGAGAACTTCTACTCTGGCCCTTCTATCGTCAAATATCCTTCTTTGAAGTCTCTTTTAGTGAGCAATTGTCCTAGCATGACGAGAGAGAGTGTAGCATTAATGATTATATTGCAGGAAAACATGAG AAGAAAGGGAAACTTCACGATGACGGAGGGATGA
- the LOC110870351 gene encoding uncharacterized protein LOC110870351, producing the protein MDCKPQTFNGAEGPVGLLRWFEKAESVFAMCSCPEGDRVKFASGTLEDSALTWWNARVQMLGVEMAKATTWDDFKELIREEYCPRDEIQKLEKEYYNLKMEGSEIKAYTKRSHELANKCPNLSRPPSRKIELYIKGLAPSVKGLVTATNLDNQPWIIRLAHKITDQEVERGSLPPRIAATTAITATPDVVS; encoded by the coding sequence atggattgcaagcctcaaACTTTTAATGGAGCTGAAGGTCCCGTGGGACTGCTTCGTTGGTTTGAGAAAGCCGAATCCGTTTTTGCTATGTGTAGTTGTCCAGAGGGGGACAGGGTGAAGTTTGCTTCCGGCACCTTGGAGGACAGtgctttgacttggtggaatgctcGGGTGCAGATGCTGGGCGTCGAAATGGCAAAAGCGACcacttgggatgatttcaaagagctgattCGGGAGGAGTACTGCCCTCGGGAtgaaattcaaaagttggaaaaaGAGTACTATAACCTGAAGATGGAAGGATCTGAGATCAAGGCCTATACGAAACGGTCTCACGAGCTGGCAAACAAGTGTCCTAATTTATCCCGACCACCATCTCGCAAGATCGAGCTCTACATTAAGGGATTGGCACCATCAGTTAAGGGGTTAGTCACTGCAACGAATCTCGACAACCAACCATGGATTATCAGGCTGGCTCACAAGATCACTGATCAGGAGGTGGAGCGTGGCTCGCTGCCACCCCGTATTGCTGCTACTACCGCTATTACTGCCACCCCTGATGTGGTGTcgtag